The segment atccactgttccctggtaggccgtcattgtaaataagaatttgttcttaactgacttgtctagctaaataaaggttaaattaaagcgtggtggcagcatcatggtgtggggatgtttttcagctgcagggactgggagactagtcaggatcaagggaaagatgaacggagcaaagtaaagcgagatccttgatgaaaacctgctctagagcactcaggacctcagactggggtgaaggttcaccttccaacaggacaatgaccgtaagcacacagccaagacaacacaggagtggctttgggacaagtctctgagtgtccttgagtagcccagccagagcccagacttgaacccgatcgaacatctctggagagacctgaaaatacctgtgcagcaacgctccccatgcaacctgacaagagcttgagaggatctgcagagaagaatgggataaactccccaaatacaggtgtgccaagcttctagcgtcatacccaagaagacttgaggctgtaatccctgccaaaggtgctccaacaaaagtactgagtataaagtgtctgaatacttatgtaaatgtgatatttcagtttttaattttaatacatttgctaaaatttctaaacctgtttttgctttgtcaatatgggctattgtgtgtgtagattgagggaaaaaaacaatttaatcaattttagaagaaggctgtgacttgtcaaaatgtggaaaaggtcaaggcgtctgaatactttccgaatgtactgtgtTTGGGCTTTTGATGGGGTAAGACAGCTATACTAAGCTCAAGAGGTATTAAGGTACACTTTCTATGTGCCTTATGGCTTTAGTCAACATAATGTTTAGGCCAATAGTTTGTTTGGTGATAAACAgattgtctctttgtctctttgtctcacTGTAGGTATGTCAATTCAACCAGTGCCTACTGAATGTGTCACCATCCAATCATCTCAAATACAACCACACTAGCTTCCCAAGTCGTTGTAGTGGAATCACCAACAGGACATTTACACCAACCAATGACTCCTTAATGAGTAAAGAGGAATGGGAATCTCTGCTCACAGAGCTACAATGGTCATTACCGCCTGTTGTCTTCTTATCCACAGATGAGGCCACAAACCCCACTAAGTGCTCATTCTCTGTTGTCAACCCCAATTCAAACCACAGAGTTGGAGGGTTTATAGATGTGATTTTGACAGCTAGAGATACTAAAAACAGGATCAAAACCTATGGAGGGGACTTTTTTCAGGCCAAGTTGTTTAACTCAGAACTTAAGGCCAGTACTTATGGAGCTGTAACAGACCACTTTAATGGCACCTACACTGCCCGCTTGGCCCTGCTTTGGTCCGGACCTGCCAAGGTGTCCATCCGCCTAGTGCACTCCAGCGAGGCCGTGCAGGTACTGTGTAGGCAAAGAGAACAGGACCCAGATAAGGTCTACTTCCAAGGCTACTTTGAGGAGGGTGGCGAGCAGGAAACGGTGATGTGCAATGCCCAGAGAAGTCCTAGGCTGGTGGGGAATGATGCACAGTGTTGCTGTGAGTACAGAGAGCCAGTCACTGGGGAGACCTGGTTCTGTCGTCGGCCATCTTCCCTGCCTTGCCATGCTTTGACCTACCACAGCATGGGCGGTTACCAGGCAGTACTCTCCAAGATGGAGACAACCCTTCTTAAGAGGtagatacagtaccttcagaaaatattcataccccttgacttattccaattTTAtctaaattcaaaatggatgaaattgatTTGTTTTCTGAcctgtctacacacaataccccataatgacaaagtgaaacatgAAATGTAATTTATGTAGGATTCACACCCGTTCTGGGTAAGCTTTCCACACCtgcattgtgcaacatttgcccattattattttcagaattcttcaagctctgttaatGGTTGTTTATCATAGATAACCCTTTaaaagtcttgccatatattttcaagcagatttaagtcaaaactgtaactcggccactcaggaacattcactgtcttcttggtaagcaactccagtatataTTTGGCCTTGATTTTtacgttattgtcctgctgaaaggtgaatttcccagtgtctgttggaaagcagactgaagcaggttttcctctaggattattCTGTTTTGTTCAGGACTCTCCAACAGTTATTTTTACGATATGTTTTAGACAACTGTTACtttaacttcactacattcctgaagaaaataatgtgctttttactccagacattttccctgacacccaaaagtaaaaaaaatggtccaattcatgcacttctcaagagaacatccctggtcatccctattgcctctgatctggcggactcaataaacacaaatgttcatttataagttatatctgagtgttggagtgtgcccctggctatccgtaattttttttaaacaagaaaacggtgccgtctggtttgcttaatataagttaATTTAAATGATATATACTTtaccttttgatacttaaatacatttgagcaattacatatagttttgatatttaagtatattcgaaacaaaatacttttagacttttaatcAATTAGGGTTTTACTTGTTGAAtattacttttacttgagtcattttctattaaggcaactttacttttactcaagtatgacatttaggtacttttttcaccactgctCACCAGGGCTTAATGATTACGAAcaaacccataacatgatgcagccaccgctatgcttgaaaatatggagagtggtactcagtaatgtgttattAATGATTTTCccgaaacataacactttgtattcaggacaaaatgtaattgctttgcagtattactttagtgccttgttgcaaacaggatgaatgttttggaatatttaataatgtacaggcttccttattttcactctgtcaattaggttggtattgtggagtaactacaatgttgttgatccatcctcagttttgtcctatcacagccattacaactgttttaaagtcaccattggcatgaaggacaactgtatctttgtagtgactgggtgttttgatacaccatccaaagtgtgacTATTAACTTCACCATGGACCATGCATTTTTTTATTACCCATCTACCATTAGGTGCCCTACTTtaagaggcattggaaaacctccctggtctttgtggttgaatctgtgtttgaaattcactgcttgactgagggaccttaaagataattgtatgtgtggggtacagagatgaggtagtcaatcaaaaaatcatgttaaacactattattgcatacagagtgagtccatgcaacttattatgtggcttgttaaaacttcttcttaataggggggcgctgttttcactttggaaaaaatcgtgcccaaattaaacggcctcgtactctgttctagatcatacaatatgcatattattattactattggatagaaaacactcaagtttctaaaactgtttgaattatatctgtgagtaaaacagaactcatttggcagcaaacttccatacaggaagtgaaaattctgaaaatgaggcTCTGTCTGGGcttgcctattcaactggcttttatttatggatctgtatgcacttcatacacatTCCACTAGAtctcaacaggcagtagaacgttgaatggggtgtctagcttgatgtgaggccgaataagagcttttggagtgacaggtccgctcttttgtcagtttTCAACTGCGCGCCGGGGAACCTCACATtatcttctgaaaagcgttcggtatacacaacgaattgctccggctctgattttattggatacatatgagaagaacatcataaagtaggattttcaaccgagtttattgggaattttggaatttttcgttccaggcgccaagagttgatgggcatgttcgcgccacaatgctagccaaagttgctaattcgacagaagaaatggacattctaaaaccaaacaacgatttattctggaaataggactccttgcacaacattctgatggaagctcagcaaaagtaagagaatatttatgatgttattttgtatttttgtgtaatatgttggctccaacacggcggagaataggtgagcgctgtctcacaataatgcatgctgtatgttgtagtaaagttattttaaaaaatctaacacagcggttgcattaagaaccagtgtatctttcattttctgtacaacatgtatgttttagtaaagtttatgatgagttctttggttagattaggtgactgtccaaaatatctccggacattttggtgaattgttgctacgtattcacaatgtataaccacgatttgcagctctaaatatgcacattttcgaacaaaacataaatgtattgtataacatgatgttataagactgtcatctgatgaagttgtccaaaggttagtgattaattttatctctattgctgttttttgtgaaagctatgttggcggtgaataaatggctttgtgtgtttggctattgtggtaagctaatataattctatattgtgttttcgctgtaaaacacttaaaaaattgcgaatattggctggattcacaagatgtttatctttcatttgctgtacaccatgtatttttcataaatgttttatgatgagtatttatgtatttcacgttgctctctgtaattattctggttgttttggtgctatttgatggtggctgcaatgtataACTacaatttatacctcaaatatgcacattttcgaacaaaacataaatgtataacatgatgttataagactgtcatctgatgaagttgttcaaggttagtgatccattttatctctatttctggggtttgtgaaagctacctatgcggtggaaacatggtggaaacatggcgttgtgtgtttggctattgtggttagctaatataaatacatattgtgttttcgctgtaaaacataaaaaatcggaaatgattgctggattcacaagatgtatatctttcatttgctgtattggacttgtgatttcatgaaattatattatatgatatccctgtcccgctaggctatgctagtcagcttttttgatgaggatgctcccggatccgggatgggtacaGATTTTTGATTTTTGCTCCTGAATTTAAGACTTGCCaaaacaaaggggctgaatacttaatttgaaaaacatgattccactttgctattatggggaattgtgtgtaggccagtgacgacAAAATCTGAATTTAATCCATTATAAATTCAAGCTGTTAAACAAAATATGGAAAGGTCAAAGGTTGTGAATTCTTTCTAAAGGCAATGTATGTGCAAATTTCTACAACTCACAGGGTTTATATGCAAATATACACAATACAATCCATATAATAATTATGTTATCCACAAACTGAGCTGGTAGATTAGTCGGTCTACACGTAGAGGGCAAAATATAGCCTTCACTCCAAGCTTAGTTTTGTGCAATGCACATCCAGGACCAAAAACAATTAGCTGGCCTTAGGTGTCCTATTGCATAACATGGAACGCAAGCCATGATACTACAGGAAATTTGGGACAGAGTTGAGACCATGCAGAGTTGAGGCATATGCAGACCAAAAAGCTAAATaaacacaaaaatatatatttgcagTGGGGTTATTGAGGTGAACATTCTGTGGTGGGTTCTTCACTGTCCGTCCTCAAAGATGAAGTTGCATTGAgtcaaatgtattatttcagaTGATTTATTGCCCATAAGGGCAGGGTGCAGCTAGTTTGGATTAATCCTCTAAATTAGAACAGTATGACAAAACTACAGAAGTTTATGATAAACCCAAACAAAATCCCCCCCAAATGACAAAAAAAGTGTGTATTGCATGATGAAGAATAACTAACTAAACTATGTATACAAAGAAAACGTTATTGGTTTTCATTTAGAAGATTCGGGGAATTGTTTTTTATTGCGTGACAgacaaaacacttaaacacttatTCAAGATTGGATTATCAACGAATGTACTGCAGTAAGATTTGCTGGGCAGTGAGGGTCCCTAGGGCAAGACCAAACCGGAAAGAGTCAACAATGGGTGAATGTCCTGTTAGAGTGaactatgtttttttttaattttagagGCATTCTTCTGTTTTAAGGAGTGGTCCCACTAAGGAAGTGAGCAGTGGGAacgatacagtatacagtactagtGTGTATTGCTTTGTGGGTCATTTTCAATTGAGCTGTGAACTACAATGCATAGTAGGTCTATTTATTATTgataataatacattaaaaaactttcaaaaacaaggacatttctaagtgacccctaacttttgaacggtagtgtattacTGTATGTGGACTGATGAGGTGAATGGAATGTAGTTACCAAGGCCCTTTGcttaaaaacctcttaaggatcggaccctttttttcaattttcgcctaaaatgacacccaaatctaactgccttgtagctcaggacctgaagcaaggatatgcatattcttgacatCATTTGGAAATTTGTGGAAATTTGAAATGAATGTAAGAGAATATACCACATTAGATtcggtaaaagataatacaaagaaaagacCATGCgctttttgtattttcttttttaacatctttgaaatgcaagagaaaagcctaaatgtattattccagcctagGAGCAATTTGgactttggccactagatggcagcagtatatgtgcaacgttttagactgatccaatgaaccattgcatttatgttcAAAATGTGGTATCAATACTGCCGagatgtgcctaattggtttattaataacttttaaaGTTCCTaactgcactctcctcaaacaatagcatggtattatttcactgtaatagctactgtaaattggacagtgcagttagattaacaagaatttaagctttctgccagtaTCAGATATGTCAATGTCCTGGGAAatattcttgttacttacaacctcatgctattcGCATTCGCCTACGTTCGCATTCGCCTCTCCATCAATCATGTAGAGGTTTTAATGATCATTTGTAATCTGTAATGTATTGAGTCTGATTTGCTTGGACGGTTTCCCATTTGATGCTGAAAATGACTCTATGTAGAATTATCTTTTAATCATCTCAGGAATACAATGTGATGTCATTAAATTGCACGTCCCATTTTGCTCACTGCTATACAGTCATATAAGCATGACATAAAATGAGGCTGGGAATGTTGGAAAATATCTCAATACTTTTAGTAACAAGACAAAATGTAAATATTGGGGAAAATTTCTCTTATGTGAATTAGGTCAGACCAGCCCACATTCAACCGTTAGTGATTGAaaccattatatatatatatatatatatatatatatatatatatatatagaaccaTTACTGATGATAGAGAGGACTTCAGGTGAGAGTACATTGAACTTAAACATCATAACTATTGAATTGTTTTGTAATTCGGTTTGTAATATTGATGGCTGTCAGGTTGAGTATTGCATGTGGAACTCTTTTATTTGGAAGAGGCCCTGGTGTTAACATGAAACGTTTCTTGCAGCAAAGATGTTGAAACATATGGCACAGCAGCCACGTAGTAAACAGTACTAAGAACAAAAACTcaaaacacttttggttacttGTTAACAATGTTTGAAATGACTGTAAACTTCCTTCTTCTCTGTAGTTCCACAAACATTATTGTACCAGGTGACGATTCAGCTATCGATGTCCAGCAACAGGACACTGAAATCCGTAAGTTGTTCCAAACTACTTCTCCTTCCCTTATCTTATGAACCAACTGCCAAGTCTGACATAGGCCTAGCTAACTGATTGTAACTCACAAGACTTTTGCAGAGACATCCGTATGTGTTTCTCACAGCTTTGActttcatgattattatttttttttcagaATCACAATGATTGCACATAATGGTTGCTTCAAGGTGATGCAAGTCCTTTGCCAGTACAATTTGTTTTGACGACGTTACATTACTTGTTTAATAATCTCTCTCTTTTGAATAATTTATATTCATAGATGATACTAGAAACATTTAAATTAATCACATGATTAGTTGTGGGTTATCACAATGAAAGTCAAAATGAGGATATATTAAAAAATGTCAAATAAATCACATGCTTTAGCCTAACGCATATGATTCATTATTAACCCACTGTTATCTATTAACCCCATGTTGTTCTAACATAGGCCTGAAAGTATTTTTTGTCTCTCTAGGATCACAAACAAAATGCCGTCCTGGTTTGCACACCTCAGTACCAGCTGGATTCTACCTCCAGGATCACTGGACGTCCCTGGTGTGTGACTCAAAATCCTTTCCCTCAGCTAAACTGATATCTGGATGCCTGAAGGACAAACAGATCCTTATGATGGGTGACTCCACTCTCCGTCAGTGGTTCGACTACCTGGAGGAAACTGTGCCAAGTATGACATAGTTTGTAATCAGTTTATTATGTCAATATGTTTGTAGTCAAGTCTATGCGGTCAAATGGGTTTATATGGGTTAATAAAGCTTTGGCAATTATGTAACTAGCATTGTTGAATGAAAAGACACCCAAGTAAGTCATGGTATACGGCAAAACAGTAATAACTTTTATAACCTCTTTTTTTGAAATACATATCCCAGCGCATTCTTTGTCTGAATTCATATATTTGCATTAAACTTATGAtccttctgcagcattgaaacgCCTGAACCTTCACACATCAAGCAAATCGGGCCCCTTTGAGGCAGTCGACACCCAGTCCAACACCCGTATCATCTGGCGGGCCCATGGGATACCTATACGGACAAGCAAGACCCCCTGGGCTGACCTCCACTACATCGCCAGGGAGGTGGAGGGTTTGGCAGGGGGTGCACACTCTGTAGTCGTCTTCACCATCTGGGCTCATTTCACCACGTACCCACTGGCTATGTACGCACACCGTCTGGTTGTCATCCGTAAGGCTGTGGCGTCGCTCCTAAGACGATCTCCCACTACTCTGGTGGTGATCAAGTCAGCCAACACGGGCTACAAGGATGTGTATGGCAGCGACTGGCTCTCCTGGCAGCTCGACATGGCACTCAGGGAAATATTCAGGGACTTGCCTCTGGTCCTCATTGACGTTTGGCAGATGACTTCCTGCCACTATTCTCCTGACAACATTCACCCGCCCTCTGTGGTGATCCAAAATGAAGTGGATCTCTTCCTGTCCTTTGTTTGTCCGCAGTGAAAAAATTTGAAGTCATGCCTGTAAAAACATTGTGCCTTACTGTATACAAAATGCTCTCCCAAAGGAATCTACAGTATATGGGAAAAGGGATTGTAATGTTAAGACGATAAGTCCTTTAAAAACGGTTTGCCTTCTTCAAAATGAATGTATAGCTTTTCTAACTGgccttattttaaaataaaaactACTTTAACTATGAACACTTGTCAAAACTATGGCAAACCACAGAGCTCAATGTTTTGTTTACAACCAAAATCCCCTCAACCTTAATCATTTCTGTTTCTCACACATTTCTGAGAATAGCATAACTATTAATATCCACAGAAAATCAATTCAAGAGAAGTGCTGATACTCAGTGCTCCTGGTTGTAATTTAAGCACTTCATTAGATTTTCATTTAAATATAATTTGATAGATTATTATTGGCATTTACTACAGATTATGTGAATTTACTTT is part of the Salvelinus fontinalis isolate EN_2023a chromosome 6, ASM2944872v1, whole genome shotgun sequence genome and harbors:
- the LOC129857166 gene encoding NXPE family member 3-like isoform X2; the encoded protein is MTFTSVCQFNQCLLNVSPSNHLKYNHTSFPSRCSGITNRTFTPTNDSLMSKEEWESLLTELQWSLPPVVFLSTDEATNPTKCSFSVVNPNSNHRVGGFIDVILTARDTKNRIKTYGGDFFQAKLFNSELKASTYGAVTDHFNGTYTARLALLWSGPAKVSIRLVHSSEAVQVLCRQREQDPDKVYFQGYFEEGGEQETVMCNAQRSPRLVGNDAQCCCEYREPVTGETWFCRRPSSLPCHALTYHSMGGYQAVLSKMETTLLKSSTNIIVPGDDSAIDVQQQDTEIRSQTKCRPGLHTSVPAGFYLQDHWTSLVCDSKSFPSAKLISGCLKDKQILMMGDSTLRQWFDYLEETVPTLKRLNLHTSSKSGPFEAVDTQSNTRIIWRAHGIPIRTSKTPWADLHYIAREVEGLAGGAHSVVVFTIWAHFTTYPLAMYAHRLVVIRKAVASLLRRSPTTLVVIKSANTGYKDVYGSDWLSWQLDMALREIFRDLPLVLIDVWQMTSCHYSPDNIHPPSVVIQNEVDLFLSFVCPQ
- the LOC129857166 gene encoding NXPE family member 3-like isoform X1, giving the protein MGRLLQLLILALILLICIYLLFVCQFNQCLLNVSPSNHLKYNHTSFPSRCSGITNRTFTPTNDSLMSKEEWESLLTELQWSLPPVVFLSTDEATNPTKCSFSVVNPNSNHRVGGFIDVILTARDTKNRIKTYGGDFFQAKLFNSELKASTYGAVTDHFNGTYTARLALLWSGPAKVSIRLVHSSEAVQVLCRQREQDPDKVYFQGYFEEGGEQETVMCNAQRSPRLVGNDAQCCCEYREPVTGETWFCRRPSSLPCHALTYHSMGGYQAVLSKMETTLLKSSTNIIVPGDDSAIDVQQQDTEIRSQTKCRPGLHTSVPAGFYLQDHWTSLVCDSKSFPSAKLISGCLKDKQILMMGDSTLRQWFDYLEETVPTLKRLNLHTSSKSGPFEAVDTQSNTRIIWRAHGIPIRTSKTPWADLHYIAREVEGLAGGAHSVVVFTIWAHFTTYPLAMYAHRLVVIRKAVASLLRRSPTTLVVIKSANTGYKDVYGSDWLSWQLDMALREIFRDLPLVLIDVWQMTSCHYSPDNIHPPSVVIQNEVDLFLSFVCPQ